Proteins encoded within one genomic window of Citrobacter amalonaticus Y19:
- the malS gene encoding alpha-amylase — MKLAAIALALLPGIASAATWTSQGFPSFTAEGTGKFASHAELTKGTRSLTLNFDQQCWQPANAIKLNQMLSLTPCEGTPPQWRLFKDGNYTLEIDTRSGTPTLMITVPREAEPTANVVRQCPTWDGSPLTLEVAQTFPEGSVVRDFYSGQTATVKNGRITLQPAPASNGLLLLERAETDAPAPFDWHNATVYFVLTDRFENGDPSNDQSYGRHKDGMEEIGTFHGGDLRGLTRKLDYLQQLGVNALWISAPFEQIHGWVGGGTKGDFPHYAYHGYYTQDWTTLDANMGNEADLRALIDGAHQRGIRILFDVVMNHTGYATLADMQEYQFGALYLSGDELKKTLGDRWTDWKPAAGQSWHSFNDYINFSDKAAWEKWWGKAWIRTDIGDYDNPGFDDLTMSLAFLPDLKTESTIPSGLPVFYQHKADTRAKAIEGYTPRDYLTHWLSQWVRDYGVDGFRVDTAKHVELPAWQQLKTQASAALVEWKKANPDKALDDKPFWMTGEAWGHGVMQSDYYRHGFDAMINFDYQEQAAKTVDCLSGMDLTWQQMAEKLQGFNVLSYLSSHDTRLFREGGDKAAELLLLAPGAVQIFYGDESSRPFGPTGSDPLQGTRSDMNWQDVSGKVAGNVAHWQRLGQFRARHPAIGAGRQTTLSLKQGYGFVRQHGDDTVMVVWAGQR, encoded by the coding sequence ATGAAACTTGCCGCCATTGCTCTCGCGCTGCTGCCAGGTATCGCGAGCGCCGCAACATGGACGTCTCAGGGCTTCCCCTCCTTCACCGCCGAGGGAACCGGTAAGTTTGCTAGCCACGCTGAGTTAACGAAGGGTACTCGCTCATTAACGCTAAATTTTGACCAACAGTGCTGGCAGCCGGCTAACGCGATAAAACTCAATCAGATGCTTTCGCTTACCCCATGCGAAGGCACCCCGCCACAGTGGCGTTTGTTCAAAGACGGCAATTACACGCTGGAAATCGATACCCGCTCTGGCACGCCAACATTGATGATTACGGTGCCGCGCGAGGCCGAACCAACAGCAAATGTGGTGCGCCAGTGTCCGACGTGGGATGGTTCGCCACTGACGTTAGAGGTCGCGCAGACCTTCCCGGAAGGCAGCGTGGTGCGCGATTTTTACAGCGGACAGACCGCCACGGTTAAAAACGGACGGATAACCCTGCAACCCGCTCCCGCCAGTAACGGTCTGTTACTGCTGGAACGGGCAGAGACCGACGCCCCAGCACCGTTCGACTGGCACAATGCCACGGTCTATTTTGTGCTGACCGACCGCTTCGAAAACGGCGATCCCTCTAATGACCAGAGTTACGGTCGCCATAAAGACGGCATGGAGGAAATCGGTACGTTTCACGGCGGTGATTTGCGCGGTCTGACCCGCAAACTGGATTATCTGCAACAACTGGGCGTGAATGCGTTGTGGATAAGCGCGCCGTTCGAACAAATCCACGGCTGGGTGGGCGGCGGCACAAAAGGCGATTTTCCACACTATGCCTATCACGGTTATTACACTCAGGACTGGACCACCCTGGATGCCAACATGGGCAACGAGGCCGATCTGCGCGCGTTGATTGACGGCGCACATCAGCGCGGGATCCGCATCCTTTTTGATGTGGTGATGAACCATACCGGCTACGCGACGCTTGCAGATATGCAGGAATATCAGTTCGGCGCGCTGTACCTTTCTGGTGATGAGTTGAAAAAAACGCTCGGCGATCGCTGGACAGACTGGAAACCCGCTGCCGGACAAAGCTGGCACAGCTTCAATGATTACATCAACTTTAGCGATAAGGCCGCCTGGGAAAAATGGTGGGGGAAAGCGTGGATCCGCACTGACATTGGCGATTATGACAACCCTGGCTTTGACGATCTCACGATGTCGCTGGCTTTTCTGCCGGATCTGAAGACCGAATCGACGATCCCCTCCGGATTGCCGGTGTTTTATCAACATAAAGCCGATACGCGCGCGAAGGCCATTGAGGGCTACACGCCCCGGGATTACCTGACCCACTGGCTGAGCCAATGGGTGCGCGATTACGGTGTCGATGGATTTCGTGTCGACACGGCGAAACACGTCGAACTTCCGGCCTGGCAACAGTTAAAAACGCAGGCCAGCGCGGCGCTGGTGGAATGGAAAAAAGCCAACCCGGACAAAGCGCTCGATGATAAGCCGTTCTGGATGACCGGCGAGGCCTGGGGCCACGGCGTGATGCAGAGCGATTACTATCGCCACGGTTTTGACGCAATGATCAACTTTGACTATCAGGAGCAGGCCGCAAAAACCGTCGATTGCCTGTCTGGTATGGATCTCACCTGGCAACAAATGGCGGAAAAATTACAGGGTTTTAATGTGCTGAGTTACCTCTCTTCGCACGATACTCGCCTGTTCCGCGAAGGTGGTGATAAAGCGGCTGAGTTGCTGCTGTTAGCCCCCGGCGCCGTTCAAATATTCTATGGCGATGAATCCTCGCGGCCTTTCGGCCCTACCGGTTCCGATCCGCTACAGGGCACGCGTTCAGATATGAACTGGCAGGATGTCAGCGGTAAAGTAGCCGGCAATGTCGCCCACTGGCAGCGCCTCGGTCAGTTCAGAGCCAGACATCCGGCTATCGGCGCGGGCCGACAAACCACGCTCTCGCTCAAACAAGGGTACGGCTTTGTGCGCCAGCACGGCGACGACACCGTGATGGTCGTCTGGGCGGGTCAGCGTTAA
- the avtA gene encoding valine--pyruvate transaminase gives MTFSLFGDKFTRHSGITRLMEDLNDGLRTPGAIMLGGGNPAQIPAMQDYFHTLLTEMLENGKLTDALCNYDGPQGKTDLLTALASLLRENLGWDIEPQNIALTNGSQSAFFYLFNLFAGRRADGTTKKVLFPLAPEYIGYADSGLEEDLFVSARPNIELLPEGQFKYHVDFEHLHIGEETGMICVSRPTNPTGNVITDEELIKLDTLANQHDIPLVIDNAYGVPFPSIIFSEARPLWNPNIVLCMSLSKLGLPGSRCGIIIANEKIITAIANMNGIISLAPGGIGPAMMCEMIKRNDLMRLSETVIKPFYLQRVQQTIAIIRRYLPESRCLIHKPEGAIFLWLWFQDLPITTELLYQRLKARGVLMVPGHYFFPGLDKPWPHTHQCMRMNYVPDPEKIEAGVKILAEEVERAWTENQ, from the coding sequence ATGACATTTTCACTTTTTGGCGACAAATTCACCCGCCATTCAGGCATTACCCGCCTGATGGAGGACCTCAACGACGGTTTACGCACCCCAGGCGCAATCATGCTGGGTGGCGGAAATCCGGCACAAATCCCGGCGATGCAGGATTACTTCCATACGCTCCTGACGGAGATGCTGGAAAACGGCAAACTCACTGATGCGCTTTGCAATTATGACGGTCCGCAGGGGAAAACCGATCTGCTGACCGCACTCGCTTCGCTACTGCGTGAGAATCTGGGTTGGGATATCGAACCACAGAATATTGCGCTAACAAACGGCAGTCAGAGCGCATTTTTCTACTTGTTTAATCTTTTTGCCGGCCGTCGCGCCGACGGGACCACCAAAAAGGTGTTGTTCCCTCTCGCGCCGGAATACATCGGCTATGCGGATTCCGGGCTGGAGGAGGATCTGTTCGTCTCAGCGCGACCGAATATTGAGCTGTTGCCAGAGGGCCAGTTCAAGTATCACGTTGACTTCGAACATCTGCACATTGGTGAAGAGACCGGGATGATCTGCGTCTCCCGACCAACCAATCCGACGGGCAACGTCATTACAGATGAAGAGCTGATAAAACTCGACACGCTTGCCAACCAGCACGATATTCCGTTGGTGATTGATAATGCCTATGGCGTGCCGTTCCCGAGTATTATTTTTAGCGAAGCGCGTCCGCTGTGGAATCCCAACATTGTGCTGTGCATGAGCCTCTCCAAGCTGGGACTGCCTGGCTCGCGCTGCGGTATCATCATCGCCAATGAAAAAATCATCACGGCTATCGCCAATATGAACGGCATCATCAGCCTCGCCCCTGGCGGGATTGGCCCGGCGATGATGTGCGAGATGATTAAGCGTAATGACCTGATGCGACTATCAGAAACGGTTATCAAGCCGTTCTACTTACAGCGCGTTCAGCAGACCATTGCGATCATCCGCCGCTATTTACCTGAAAGTCGCTGCTTAATTCACAAACCTGAAGGGGCGATTTTCCTCTGGCTGTGGTTCCAGGATCTGCCCATCACCACCGAGTTGCTCTACCAGCGCCTGAAAGCGCGCGGTGTGCTGATGGTTCCGGGACATTACTTCTTCCCGGGACTCGATAAGCCCTGGCCGCACACGCACCAGTGTATGCGCATGAACTATGTTCCCGATCCGGAGAAAATTGAAGCTGGGGTGAAAATTCTGGCTGAAGAAGTAGAACGCGCCTGGACGGAAAATCAGTAA
- a CDS encoding 4Fe-4S dicluster domain-containing protein: MNRFIMADAAKCIGCRTCEVACVVSHQENQDCAAVSAGHFVSRIRVIKENTFTTAVACHQCEDAPCANVCPTQAIRRDRGHIFVEQARCIGCKSCMLACPFGAMNVVAQTSQVQAVKCDLCWHRDTGPACVEACPTGALNCLDAASVQRQRLHAQPL, encoded by the coding sequence ATGAACCGGTTTATCATGGCGGATGCGGCAAAGTGTATTGGTTGTCGTACCTGCGAAGTCGCATGCGTGGTTTCGCATCAGGAGAATCAGGACTGTGCCGCGGTGTCAGCAGGGCACTTTGTCTCACGCATCCGGGTTATTAAGGAAAATACCTTTACCACCGCCGTTGCCTGCCACCAGTGTGAAGATGCGCCGTGCGCCAATGTCTGCCCGACACAGGCCATTCGTCGCGATCGCGGACACATTTTTGTTGAACAGGCGCGCTGTATCGGCTGTAAAAGCTGCATGCTGGCTTGCCCGTTCGGCGCAATGAACGTCGTTGCGCAAACCTCACAGGTTCAGGCGGTGAAATGCGATCTCTGTTGGCATCGTGATACGGGACCTGCCTGTGTGGAGGCTTGTCCGACGGGGGCATTGAACTGTCTGGATGCGGCGAGCGTGCAACGTCAGCGCCTACACGCTCAGCCTTTATAA
- a CDS encoding winged helix-turn-helix domain-containing protein — protein sequence MMEYQLHGFMIGREIFFDINESRIFRLPVNKMDSVIAFGGVFFNHTMLRLFVYLLLNARTHYVSKDELLVNVWEKNELSASTQRLSTMVKNLNNKLYLLGLPQHSIVSVKGSGYILALDNIQPLYSVVDEADYQI from the coding sequence ATGATGGAATACCAGTTACATGGATTTATGATAGGTCGGGAAATATTTTTTGACATCAATGAGTCGAGAATTTTCAGGCTTCCGGTAAATAAAATGGACAGTGTAATTGCATTTGGTGGCGTGTTTTTTAACCACACGATGTTACGCTTGTTTGTTTATCTTTTACTGAACGCCCGGACCCATTATGTTTCAAAAGATGAGTTACTCGTCAACGTCTGGGAAAAAAATGAATTAAGTGCTTCCACACAGCGTTTGTCCACGATGGTAAAAAATCTCAACAATAAATTATATTTGCTGGGATTACCCCAGCATTCCATCGTCAGCGTAAAAGGAAGTGGATACATACTGGCACTGGATAATATTCAACCGCTCTACAGTGTGGTCGATGAGGCAGATTATCAAATATAG